The following are encoded together in the Sulfuricurvum sp. genome:
- a CDS encoding Fic family protein — protein sequence MNSLPLKKEIETTKILKKSISANRALARLNGVAKIIPNSAILINSLVLQEAKDSSEIENIITTHDELYRAGLDISSVTNEAKEVQNYREALLRGFSLVQDNRLLLKKYIIEIQQVLEQNNAGVRRQSGTILKNIQTGEVVFTPPQEYEVIQALLDNLETYINEPNEIDDLINMAIIHYQFESIHPFYDGNGRTGRIINILYLILKDLLDIPILYLSRYIITHKADYYRLLQEVRTKDNWEEWILYMLDGVEQTSLETVDLINGINDLMIATQEKISVQLPKIYSKDLVEVLFMHPYTKIEFLVDRLGITRQTASKYLNELETMGILKNIQIKNSKFFINIELFDMLRKGI from the coding sequence ATGAATAGCCTACCCCTTAAAAAAGAGATAGAAACCACCAAAATCCTTAAAAAATCGATCAGTGCGAACCGTGCTTTGGCACGTCTGAACGGTGTGGCGAAGATTATCCCAAACAGTGCGATCCTCATCAACTCTTTGGTGCTCCAAGAGGCAAAAGACAGCTCTGAGATCGAAAATATCATTACAACGCATGACGAACTCTATCGTGCAGGTTTAGATATTTCCAGTGTCACTAATGAAGCAAAAGAGGTACAAAACTATCGAGAAGCACTGCTAAGAGGTTTTTCTCTCGTACAAGATAATCGTTTGTTACTCAAAAAGTACATCATAGAGATTCAGCAGGTATTAGAACAGAACAATGCAGGTGTGCGCCGTCAAAGCGGTACGATTTTGAAAAATATACAAACGGGAGAGGTCGTTTTTACGCCACCGCAAGAGTATGAGGTTATACAGGCACTTTTAGATAATCTCGAAACGTATATCAATGAACCAAACGAGATAGACGATCTCATCAATATGGCGATTATCCATTATCAGTTTGAGTCTATCCATCCGTTTTATGATGGGAACGGGCGAACGGGGCGGATTATCAACATCTTGTATCTGATTTTAAAAGATTTACTCGATATTCCTATCCTCTATCTGAGCCGCTATATTATCACTCATAAGGCGGATTATTATAGACTTCTCCAAGAGGTTAGAACCAAAGATAATTGGGAAGAGTGGATTTTGTATATGCTCGATGGTGTGGAGCAAACGTCGCTCGAAACGGTTGACCTTATAAATGGCATCAATGATTTGATGATTGCTACCCAAGAGAAAATATCTGTGCAACTGCCGAAGATTTACAGCAAAGATTTGGTTGAGGTACTATTTATGCATCCGTATACGAAGATTGAGTTTTTAGTGGATAGATTAGGTATTACAAGACAAACCGCATCTAAATATCTTAATGAACTCGAAACTATGGGAATTTTAAAAAATATTCAAATCAAGAACAGTAAGTTTTTTATTAATATTGAGTTATTTGATATGTTAAGAAAAGGCATTTAA
- a CDS encoding YkgJ family cysteine cluster protein, with protein sequence MSEYMTQEGFSYAFDPSACAKCGGNCCTGESGSIFVSVTEITAIAKLLEMDEGEFRRTYLRKEGFRFSLKERLVNGSYDCAFFNRSLNGCSIYAARPLQCRTFPFWDYFRHRIDELKLECPGIIG encoded by the coding sequence ATGTCCGAATACATGACACAAGAAGGTTTCTCTTACGCATTCGACCCCTCTGCTTGCGCAAAATGCGGAGGGAACTGCTGTACGGGTGAGAGCGGTAGTATTTTTGTCTCTGTTACTGAAATAACCGCAATCGCCAAGCTCCTAGAGATGGATGAGGGGGAATTTCGTCGGACGTATTTGCGCAAAGAGGGATTTCGATTTTCTCTCAAAGAGCGGCTTGTAAACGGTTCATACGACTGTGCGTTTTTTAATCGTTCACTAAATGGGTGTAGTATTTACGCCGCGCGTCCGTTGCAGTGTCGAACGTTTCCTTTTTGGGACTATTTTCGTCACCGTATCGATGAACTGAAACTTGAATGTCCGGGGATAATTGGATGA
- the trpC gene encoding indole-3-glycerol phosphate synthase TrpC, which translates to MILDDIIKKTKEDLIEREAKFSMEWLGRSLAFNARAPRDVRPYLTSTPNEPYRIISEVKKASPSKGVIREDFDPIAIAQAYERGGANAISILTEPHFFQGNLDYLAEIRRYVGIPLLRKDFIVSKYQLLEALVYGADFVLLIAAALSTSELKELLNYTRHLGMEALVEIHDKSELTKAISAGADIIGINHRNLQTFDMNMNLSYDLIPLIPNGKIIVAESGIYEHGQLEDLNKAGVDAFLVGESLMRQDDVETALKTLKNG; encoded by the coding sequence ATGATATTAGATGACATCATCAAAAAAACCAAAGAAGATTTAATAGAGCGCGAAGCTAAATTTAGTATGGAGTGGCTTGGGCGTTCATTGGCATTTAATGCTCGTGCTCCACGCGATGTGAGACCATATCTCACCTCTACCCCTAATGAACCGTACCGCATTATCAGTGAAGTAAAAAAAGCATCTCCTTCCAAAGGGGTGATTCGTGAAGATTTCGATCCTATAGCGATAGCTCAGGCGTATGAACGCGGTGGTGCGAATGCTATTTCTATCCTCACTGAACCCCATTTTTTTCAAGGAAATCTTGATTATCTCGCGGAAATTCGACGTTATGTCGGTATTCCTTTGTTACGTAAAGATTTTATCGTCTCCAAATATCAGCTTCTCGAAGCATTGGTATACGGCGCTGATTTTGTTCTTCTAATCGCGGCGGCACTTTCCACGAGTGAGCTTAAAGAGCTGTTGAACTATACTCGCCATTTAGGGATGGAAGCGTTGGTCGAGATTCACGACAAATCAGAACTTACCAAAGCGATTAGCGCTGGTGCGGATATTATCGGGATCAATCACCGAAATCTCCAAACATTCGATATGAATATGAACCTCAGTTATGATCTTATTCCTTTGATTCCAAATGGTAAAATTATTGTTGCCGAGAGCGGTATCTACGAACATGGTCAATTAGAAGATTTAAATAAAGCAGGTGTTGATGCATTTTTGGTCGGCGAATCGTTAATGCGTCAAGATGATGTCGAAACTGCACTAAAAACTCTCAAAAACGGATAA
- a CDS encoding methyltransferase, with protein sequence MLLYQPDGGYCYNSDSILLYGFISRFAPKGKILDVGAGSGIVGLLIGRDFPSVSLEAIEKQPLYVEFARRNAAINGIDYTLHEGDFLELGNHGSYDWIVSNPPFYHENVSRSENPILHQARYNVHLPIEPFMNKISKLLKSNGEAAICYDARQFVQLCSACERTGLRVVEVQFVHSKEDRPSTLVMLHLKKNSKAALTVLPPMITEANGVYTPAVQAIYDKAKVHSIKCPNT encoded by the coding sequence ATGCTCCTTTATCAACCTGACGGAGGCTATTGTTACAACAGCGATTCGATATTGCTGTACGGATTCATCTCCCGTTTTGCCCCGAAGGGAAAAATACTCGATGTCGGTGCGGGGAGCGGAATCGTGGGGCTTTTGATCGGGCGGGATTTTCCCTCCGTGAGCCTCGAAGCCATCGAAAAACAGCCTCTGTATGTCGAATTTGCCCGTCGAAATGCGGCGATTAACGGTATCGACTACACTCTTCACGAAGGGGACTTTTTAGAGTTGGGAAATCATGGTAGTTATGACTGGATCGTATCGAATCCGCCGTTTTACCATGAGAACGTGTCACGCTCGGAGAATCCGATTCTCCATCAGGCACGTTATAACGTTCATTTGCCGATTGAGCCGTTTATGAACAAAATATCAAAGCTTTTAAAATCCAATGGTGAAGCGGCGATTTGTTATGATGCGCGTCAATTTGTGCAACTTTGTAGTGCGTGTGAACGTACAGGATTAAGAGTCGTTGAGGTACAATTCGTCCATTCAAAAGAGGATCGTCCCAGTACACTGGTGATGCTCCATCTAAAAAAGAATTCCAAAGCGGCTCTCACCGTTTTGCCTCCGATGATTACGGAAGCAAACGGTGTTTATACCCCTGCGGTGCAAGCGATCTACGATAAAGCAAAGGTGCACAGTATCAAATGTCCGAATACATGA
- a CDS encoding HD domain-containing phosphohydrolase, producing the protein MTNINKTFHILCVDDSQTNLQLLHSVLSKHGYRVTCLLDGQEALNYAANHSATIDLILLDIMMPDMDGYTVCQNLKFSPLLSKIPVIFLTAYNDIEALTKSFEVGGVDYLIKPFRTKELLVRIQTHLKLKFYQDQEIEKTQYELISMMGSLAESHHQDTASHVKRVGEYANLIAKLLGFGDEQAQIIQSASMLHDIGKVTTPDAVLYKPEKLTHEEFIIMKQHAKAGYEALSYSSLPLFQVAAIIAHEHHEKFDGSGYPRGLKGHEIHIFGRIVAFADVLDAISSTRTYKKGWKLDEIFSFVKSEYGKHFDPKIVDLFFDNFSLFLDIKEKYTNDD; encoded by the coding sequence ATGACCAATATTAACAAAACATTTCATATTTTATGCGTTGATGATTCTCAAACCAATCTTCAGTTGCTCCACTCAGTTCTCTCCAAACACGGTTATAGAGTCACCTGTTTGTTAGATGGTCAAGAGGCTCTTAATTACGCTGCTAATCACTCTGCTACCATTGATCTCATTTTACTCGATATCATGATGCCCGATATGGATGGCTATACCGTTTGTCAAAATCTTAAATTTTCTCCTCTTCTTTCAAAAATTCCGGTAATTTTTCTCACCGCCTATAACGATATAGAAGCACTGACAAAATCGTTTGAAGTGGGCGGTGTCGATTATCTCATTAAACCGTTTCGAACTAAAGAGCTATTAGTACGGATACAAACTCACTTAAAACTCAAATTTTACCAAGATCAAGAGATCGAAAAAACTCAGTATGAACTCATATCAATGATGGGTTCACTCGCAGAGAGTCATCACCAAGATACGGCGAGTCACGTTAAACGTGTAGGAGAATATGCCAATTTAATCGCTAAATTACTGGGATTTGGGGATGAACAAGCTCAAATTATCCAATCTGCTTCGATGCTTCATGATATCGGTAAAGTGACCACACCGGATGCAGTTCTTTATAAACCGGAAAAATTGACTCACGAAGAGTTTATCATCATGAAGCAACACGCCAAAGCGGGATATGAGGCATTAAGTTATTCTTCATTACCGCTCTTTCAAGTTGCCGCAATTATTGCTCATGAGCATCATGAAAAATTTGATGGCAGCGGCTACCCAAGAGGGCTCAAAGGGCATGAAATACATATCTTCGGTCGTATTGTTGCTTTCGCCGATGTACTCGATGCGATTAGCAGTACACGTACCTATAAAAAGGGGTGGAAGCTCGATGAGATTTTTTCATTTGTAAAATCCGAATATGGTAAACATTTTGATCCTAAAATAGTTGATCTTTTTTTCGATAATTTCTCTCTCTTTTTAGACATCAAAGAGAAATACACCAATGACGATTAA
- the kdsB gene encoding 3-deoxy-manno-octulosonate cytidylyltransferase, with amino-acid sequence MIIIPARLASTRFPEKVLADIGGLPMVIRTAKRVASIDRVVVACDDEKILDICAAHGVEARLTSTTHKSGTDRINECAQIIDVPDDELIINVQADEPFIETEVLELLIERLNTLKAQNAPFIMGSCYNAINTESAQDPNLVKVITDIDHNAIYFSRSPIPFDRSGEASYFGHIGIYGFTKKSLHDFCALGEAPLEDIEKLEQLRALYHGKKISMVKVASSGFGIDTVEDLERAKKIFGL; translated from the coding sequence ATGATTATCATCCCTGCCCGTCTCGCCTCAACCCGCTTTCCCGAAAAAGTTTTAGCCGATATCGGCGGTCTACCGATGGTGATCCGCACCGCCAAACGGGTCGCGTCCATCGACCGTGTCGTGGTCGCGTGTGACGATGAGAAAATCCTCGACATCTGTGCCGCTCACGGTGTCGAAGCACGTCTCACCTCCACAACGCATAAAAGCGGAACCGACCGTATCAACGAGTGCGCACAGATCATCGATGTACCTGATGATGAACTCATCATCAACGTCCAAGCCGATGAGCCGTTTATCGAAACGGAAGTGCTTGAACTTCTAATCGAACGTCTCAATACCCTCAAAGCGCAAAACGCTCCATTCATCATGGGAAGTTGCTACAATGCGATCAATACCGAATCGGCACAAGACCCTAATCTCGTCAAAGTAATCACCGATATCGATCATAACGCGATCTATTTCTCCCGTTCTCCGATCCCGTTTGACCGTAGCGGGGAAGCGTCGTATTTCGGACATATCGGAATCTACGGATTTACCAAAAAATCGCTCCACGATTTCTGCGCCCTCGGCGAAGCACCTCTCGAAGACATCGAAAAACTCGAACAGCTCCGTGCCCTCTATCACGGCAAAAAAATCTCGATGGTCAAAGTGGCGAGTAGTGGGTTTGGGATTGATACCGTAGAGGATTTGGAACGGGCGAAAAAGATTTTCGGACTTTAA
- a CDS encoding ATP-binding protein: MSGVVSASIETIVNDLQDVTWEQVIFEAVTNSLQANATEINIKLNQFALEISDKRYIDQLVIEDNGDGFIKKNIESFQNYRSQLKKDLGCKGIGRFLYLKIFEKVCIESLDKQIDFVIDKDIKVEEIESKSQLTRVFFDKPKKQFTVDYDRLEQDLKDHFLAYFRLIDGEKEIKINIFENENSKKIIESSQIPKFETLPFKIHTHEFTLDYIFEDESIKNYDGFYCAGGRVVIRNSHLESKKKFHFFKNINILFLLSSKYFDNNVNETRDDFSIMPIRTNAGLFHDLSWKDIHEELVKKIKEIAKKHDIDIDEEAKKSLAIAREEAPYLAYYLTNNENGLDTVDLLHKAKKQFEEDKEALRNNDKKAVEDFDKILGVVTQAELAEYIFDRQKKIDRLKKLTDEKVIEQEIHNLFMQQHTEDDKEDYRKNNLWLFDDRFMTYDKVFSEAQLNKIFPQLPTIAKRPDILSIVSNTYQEDEITDIVIIELKRPDENITPAGAEEQLLTYARYINDSRENNKIRIWTYAFLNFTPQTEFNLDNKSYNKIPTQGGFPIYYKYHEKPNTIINFIDYKSLAFDADTRNKTFMKILNGETI, translated from the coding sequence ATGAGTGGAGTAGTATCAGCCAGTATTGAAACAATTGTAAATGACTTGCAAGATGTAACATGGGAACAAGTGATTTTTGAAGCTGTTACAAATTCTTTACAAGCAAATGCTACTGAGATAAATATAAAACTAAATCAATTTGCCTTAGAAATAAGTGATAAAAGATATATAGACCAACTTGTTATTGAAGACAATGGAGATGGTTTTATCAAAAAAAATATAGAGTCTTTTCAAAATTATCGTTCACAGCTCAAAAAAGATTTGGGATGTAAGGGAATTGGAAGATTTTTATATCTCAAAATTTTTGAAAAAGTGTGTATCGAAAGCTTAGATAAACAGATTGATTTTGTTATAGACAAAGACATCAAAGTAGAAGAAATAGAATCAAAAAGTCAATTAACAAGAGTCTTTTTCGATAAACCTAAAAAGCAATTTACTGTTGATTATGATAGGCTAGAACAAGATCTAAAAGATCATTTTTTAGCTTATTTTAGGCTTATTGATGGGGAAAAAGAAATCAAGATAAATATTTTTGAAAATGAAAACTCTAAAAAAATAATTGAAAGTTCTCAGATACCAAAATTTGAAACCTTACCATTTAAAATACATACTCATGAATTTACCTTAGATTATATTTTCGAGGATGAAAGTATTAAAAATTATGATGGATTTTATTGTGCTGGTGGCAGAGTTGTTATACGAAATTCACACTTAGAATCAAAAAAGAAATTTCATTTTTTCAAAAATATAAATATTTTATTTCTATTATCATCAAAGTATTTTGATAATAACGTCAATGAAACGAGAGATGATTTTTCAATTATGCCCATTCGAACAAATGCAGGGTTGTTTCATGACCTGTCTTGGAAAGATATACATGAAGAGTTGGTTAAAAAGATAAAAGAGATAGCTAAAAAACATGATATAGATATAGATGAAGAAGCTAAAAAAAGTTTAGCAATTGCTCGCGAAGAAGCTCCATATTTAGCATATTATTTAACAAATAATGAGAATGGTTTAGATACGGTTGATTTACTTCATAAAGCGAAAAAACAATTTGAAGAAGACAAAGAAGCTTTACGAAATAATGATAAAAAAGCTGTCGAAGATTTTGATAAAATCCTTGGAGTTGTAACGCAAGCAGAATTAGCAGAGTATATTTTTGATAGACAAAAGAAAATTGATCGACTAAAAAAATTAACGGATGAAAAAGTAATAGAACAAGAGATACATAATCTTTTTATGCAACAGCATACAGAAGATGATAAAGAAGATTATAGAAAAAACAATTTATGGCTTTTTGATGATAGATTTATGACTTATGATAAAGTATTTAGTGAAGCACAATTAAATAAAATTTTTCCTCAATTACCTACAATTGCAAAACGACCAGACATTTTAAGCATTGTTTCCAACACTTATCAGGAAGATGAAATTACAGATATTGTAATTATTGAGCTTAAGAGACCTGATGAGAATATAACACCTGCTGGAGCAGAAGAGCAACTTTTAACATATGCCCGATATATTAATGACTCTAGGGAAAATAATAAAATTAGAATTTGGACTTATGCATTTTTAAATTTTACCCCACAAACGGAATTTAATTTAGATAATAAATCATACAATAAAATCCCTACACAAGGTGGATTTCCAATATATTATAAATATCATGAAAAGCCAAATACAATTATAAATTTTATTGACTATAAATCTTTGGCATTTGATGCAGATACAAGAAATAAAACTTTCATGAAAATTTTGAATGGTGAAACAATTTAA
- the flhA gene encoding flagellar biosynthesis protein FlhA, producing MSAIFASRDLSVVVFVMAILAIIIVPLPSGMLDFFLAIVISLSVLILLISLYIPKPTDLTTFPTLLLIITLFRLSLNIATTRMILSHGHDGPEAVSDIITSFGNFVVGGNYVIGVIVFSIIVLINFMVITKGSNRVAEVAARFTLDAMPGKQMAIDADLNSGLIDEVEAKRRRAEILQDANFYGAMDGSGKFIKGDAIAGIIITFINIIGGFLIGIFQFDLDVAHSAQTYTILTIGDGLVSQIPALIISTATGIMITRASNDEGNFAEGSIKQLMGNAKVMIIVGVIMMMFALTPGLPTLSMGFVGLIFLGLGYALYKYEKGDFVLTPKASASKSTSSVSDPSAPSTGTTRKKTNEEIAKEEEAALEDILKIEMLELTLGYQLIRLADSNQGGDLLERIRSMRRKIASDFGFLMPQVRIRDNLHLKPTQYSILLKGVMIGDGLIQPDRYLAMDSGMAIGEIEGEPTKEPAFGLDAFWIAPELKEDAIINGYTVVDPSTVISTHMSELVKKYAEELLTRQETQSLIDKIKNDYPVLVDDVLKVSNIGLIQRVFRALLHERIPLKDMITILETIADVSEYTKSVDIITEHVRAKLSRIITQAYSGADGVIKLLTFETMSEQRLLEKSQERDGIRQLLLNVGEINELIQATSTKASELLQKGISPIIIIVDPKLRRPLAEIYERFNLDIVVLSHAEIDSGAKFEVLGSITLDK from the coding sequence ATGTCCGCTATTTTTGCGTCACGCGATCTCAGTGTTGTTGTTTTCGTTATGGCAATTTTGGCGATTATTATCGTCCCACTCCCAAGTGGAATGCTCGATTTTTTTCTCGCTATTGTTATCTCCTTATCGGTTTTGATTTTACTGATTTCCCTTTATATCCCTAAACCAACCGATCTTACTACTTTTCCAACACTATTGCTCATTATTACCCTCTTTCGTCTCTCGCTCAATATTGCAACGACTCGTATGATTTTGAGCCATGGGCATGATGGTCCTGAAGCAGTGAGTGACATCATCACCAGTTTCGGAAATTTCGTTGTCGGTGGAAACTACGTCATCGGTGTAATCGTCTTTAGTATCATCGTCCTCATCAATTTTATGGTTATTACCAAAGGATCTAACCGCGTCGCCGAAGTTGCAGCGCGATTCACCCTCGATGCGATGCCCGGAAAACAGATGGCGATTGATGCCGATCTCAACAGCGGTCTCATCGATGAAGTAGAAGCCAAACGCCGACGTGCCGAAATCTTGCAAGATGCCAATTTTTACGGGGCAATGGACGGATCGGGTAAGTTTATCAAAGGGGATGCGATTGCCGGAATCATCATCACCTTTATCAATATCATCGGCGGATTTTTAATCGGTATTTTTCAATTTGATCTCGATGTTGCCCACAGTGCACAAACCTATACGATTCTAACTATCGGAGATGGTCTCGTCTCCCAAATCCCCGCTTTGATTATCTCTACAGCTACCGGTATTATGATTACGCGTGCATCCAATGATGAGGGCAATTTTGCTGAGGGAAGTATCAAACAGCTTATGGGTAATGCCAAAGTGATGATTATCGTGGGTGTCATTATGATGATGTTTGCCCTCACCCCGGGATTACCGACACTCTCCATGGGGTTTGTTGGATTGATTTTCTTAGGGCTAGGGTATGCCCTATACAAATATGAAAAAGGGGATTTTGTTTTGACACCAAAAGCTTCCGCTTCAAAAAGTACTTCGTCCGTATCCGACCCCTCTGCACCATCTACAGGAACGACTCGCAAAAAAACCAACGAAGAGATTGCCAAAGAAGAAGAGGCAGCACTCGAAGATATCCTCAAAATCGAGATGTTAGAACTCACCCTCGGCTATCAGCTTATTCGTCTCGCCGATAGTAACCAAGGGGGAGATTTACTGGAACGTATCCGTTCAATGCGCCGTAAAATTGCTTCTGATTTCGGTTTTTTAATGCCTCAAGTTCGTATACGTGATAACCTTCACCTCAAACCTACCCAGTACTCTATTCTTCTCAAAGGGGTAATGATTGGGGATGGTTTGATACAGCCAGATCGCTATTTAGCAATGGACAGCGGAATGGCAATCGGTGAGATTGAGGGGGAACCCACCAAAGAGCCGGCATTCGGACTCGATGCCTTTTGGATTGCCCCTGAACTCAAAGAGGATGCAATTATCAACGGATATACGGTCGTAGACCCCTCTACCGTTATCTCTACTCATATGTCTGAACTGGTAAAAAAATACGCCGAAGAGCTCCTCACTCGCCAAGAGACCCAATCGCTCATCGATAAAATCAAAAACGATTATCCGGTTCTCGTCGATGATGTTCTCAAAGTTTCTAATATTGGACTAATTCAACGTGTCTTTAGAGCGTTACTCCATGAACGTATCCCGCTCAAAGATATGATTACGATTTTAGAAACCATAGCCGATGTGAGCGAATATACCAAAAGCGTCGATATCATTACCGAGCATGTCCGTGCAAAACTCTCCCGTATCATTACACAGGCTTATAGCGGTGCTGATGGAGTTATCAAACTCCTCACCTTTGAAACGATGAGTGAACAACGTCTTTTAGAGAAATCGCAAGAGCGTGATGGGATTCGACAGCTCCTCCTCAATGTCGGTGAGATCAATGAACTCATCCAAGCAACCAGTACGAAAGCGAGTGAACTACTTCAAAAGGGGATATCCCCTATTATAATCATCGTTGATCCAAAACTTCGCCGTCCATTGGCAGAGATATATGAGCGATTTAACCTCGATATAGTCGTTCTCTCTCACGCTGAAATCGATTCCGGTGCTAAATTTGAAGTACTCGGCTCTATCACTCTAGACAAATAA
- a CDS encoding Rrf2 family transcriptional regulator, which translates to MLMTRASEYAILSLIILAKADKPLDVDTLSRELDISKSFLAKILQALARKGILNSFKGVNGGFELARLSSEITMLEVMEAAEGKSPAVFSCSPSLEDCPSHKAMSCGIWPFLNRLQGKVDAFLGTLTLEAILEE; encoded by the coding sequence ATGTTAATGACCCGTGCCAGTGAATACGCCATATTATCACTTATCATTCTTGCCAAAGCAGATAAACCTCTTGACGTTGACACTCTCTCCCGTGAACTCGATATCTCCAAAAGCTTTCTTGCGAAAATTCTTCAAGCTCTTGCCCGCAAAGGGATTTTAAACTCGTTCAAAGGGGTTAATGGCGGATTTGAACTTGCACGGCTCAGTTCAGAGATTACCATGCTCGAAGTGATGGAGGCGGCAGAGGGGAAAAGTCCAGCTGTTTTTAGCTGTTCGCCATCGCTCGAAGATTGTCCCTCTCATAAAGCGATGAGTTGCGGTATTTGGCCATTTTTAAATCGTTTACAGGGGAAAGTAGATGCCTTTTTAGGAACTCTCACCCTCGAAGCTATTTTAGAAGAGTAA
- the rpsO gene encoding 30S ribosomal protein S15 yields the protein MALDTAKKTEIIKEFQRAEGDTGSSEVQIALLSKRISDLTEHLKTFKKDHSSRLGLLKLVGQRRRLMRYLKRTNRVSYNKLIADLGIRDNI from the coding sequence ATGGCTTTAGATACGGCTAAAAAAACTGAAATTATTAAAGAATTTCAACGCGCAGAAGGTGATACAGGTTCAAGTGAAGTGCAAATCGCTTTGCTTTCAAAACGTATTAGTGATCTTACAGAACACTTGAAAACTTTCAAAAAAGATCACTCATCACGTCTTGGTCTTTTGAAACTTGTTGGTCAACGTCGTCGTTTGATGCGTTATTTGAAACGTACAAACCGTGTAAGTTACAACAAATTGATCGCTGATCTTGGTATCCGCGACAATATCTAA